One genomic region from Nymphalis io chromosome 18, ilAglIoxx1.1, whole genome shotgun sequence encodes:
- the LOC126775478 gene encoding 3-oxoacyl-[acyl-carrier-protein] reductase FabG-like, whose translation MVFSNKVVILTGANSALAASTATLLSGYGAQLVLVSSNPDEVKKLSDELIRPHGKIPLLIIADVSKEEDVKKVERETLNHFGKVDVIINASCGMVSDCILKPDLKAFDENINLNLRSMYIMTTTFARHLMKSRGNIVNVGSIFIDTVFSGHVTYNIAKAGIEYLTKTSALELANKGIRVNCVKPGFTEFNVTPKLYKCEDKKPWEDVTRMVPLGKLINGRDIAEAIIFLASDKAKNITGTSITIDGGLALSGTTTIDKIRSAFD comes from the coding sequence ATGGTTTTCTCTAATAAAGTGGTTATATTAACTGGTGCAAATTCTGCATTAGCAGCATCTACTGCAACACTTTTATCTGGTTATGGAGCTCAATTGGTATTAGTCAGTAGCAATCCGGATGAAGTTAAAAAGTTATCGGATGAATTGATAAGACCTCACGGTAAAATTCCTTTATTGATAATCGCTGATgtttcaaaagaagaagacgtAAAGAAAGTTGAAAGAGAAACTCTTAATCATTTTGGTAAAGTCGATGTCATTATAAACGCCTCATGTGGAATGGTATCCGATTGTATTCTGAAACCAGATCTGAAGGCAtttgatgaaaatataaatttaaatctgcgTTCCATGTATATAATGACTACAACGTTCGCACGACATCTAATGAAATCTAGAGGAAACATTGTCAATGTCGgaagtatttttattgatacagtATTCTCTGGTCACGTTACCTACAATATAGCAAAAGCAGGCATTGAATATTTAACGAAAACATCCGCGTTAGAATTGGCGAATAAAGGTATCAGAGTGAACTGCGTTAAACCAGGTTTTACGGAATTCAACGTCACACCAAAGCTGTATAAATGTGAAGACAAAAAGCCTTGGGAAGATGTGACAAGAATGGTTCCGCTTGGAAAGTTAATAAATGGAAGAGATATCGCAGAAGCTATAATTTTCTTAGCAAGCGATAAGGCGAAAAATATAACCGGTACCAGTATTACTATAGATGGTGGGTTAGCTTTGAGTGGTACCACTACCATTGATAAGATTCGATCTGCTTTTGATTAA